One part of the Halodesulfovibrio sp. genome encodes these proteins:
- the thiD gene encoding bifunctional hydroxymethylpyrimidine kinase/phosphomethylpyrimidine kinase — protein MQNHPCVLTIAGSDSGGGAGIQADLKTMAVLGGYGTSVITALTAQNGLGVTGIHAPDADFVVQQLTTVLDGFPIAAAKTGMLFSAPIITGVAGVLKKQRFPLVIDPVSVSTSGHALLQQDAVDALIEHVLPLAAVVTPNKPEAEMLAGMKIETDADAETAIKRIQAMGPKAVLLKGGHFKEDEEELVDWLGLPGEPPLGLHHQRIATGNTHGTGCTLSAAIATYLALGFDLKTSVKKAQVYLSLCLRESYAPGEGFGPPNHFAPCTQ, from the coding sequence ATGCAAAATCATCCATGCGTGCTGACGATAGCCGGTTCCGACTCTGGCGGCGGTGCTGGTATTCAGGCAGATCTTAAAACTATGGCTGTGCTTGGTGGATATGGAACGAGCGTTATCACTGCGCTTACAGCACAGAATGGGTTGGGTGTAACGGGTATTCATGCGCCGGATGCAGATTTTGTCGTGCAGCAGCTTACAACCGTTCTGGATGGGTTTCCTATTGCTGCGGCTAAAACAGGCATGCTTTTTTCTGCCCCTATTATTACCGGTGTCGCAGGCGTGTTGAAAAAACAGCGTTTCCCTTTGGTAATCGATCCTGTTTCAGTAAGCACAAGTGGACATGCATTGTTGCAGCAAGACGCAGTCGATGCGCTGATCGAACACGTTCTTCCGCTGGCAGCAGTTGTTACTCCGAACAAACCGGAAGCCGAGATGCTTGCAGGTATGAAAATTGAGACAGATGCTGACGCAGAGACTGCCATTAAACGTATTCAGGCTATGGGACCTAAGGCCGTGCTGTTGAAGGGTGGTCATTTTAAAGAAGATGAAGAAGAACTTGTCGACTGGTTGGGGCTTCCGGGAGAACCTCCTCTTGGCTTGCATCATCAGCGTATTGCAACCGGAAATACACATGGTACAGGTTGTACACTTTCAGCAGCAATCGCCACGTATCTTGCCCTTGGTTTTGATTTAAAAACTTCAGTGAAAAAAGCGCAGGTGTATTTGTCACTTTGTCTACGTGAAAGCTACGCTCCTGGAGAAGGTTTTGGACCTCCAAATCACTTTGCGCCATGTACACAATAG
- the rpmA gene encoding 50S ribosomal protein L27 translates to MAHKKAGGSSRNGRDSNGQRRGVKCYGGQNVIAGNILVRQLGTKVFPGENVGMGRDFTLFAKVDGVVKYEKYMRKKAVKTRVSIVPFAAE, encoded by the coding sequence ATGGCTCATAAGAAAGCTGGTGGTAGTTCCAGAAACGGCCGCGACTCAAACGGCCAACGACGTGGCGTTAAATGCTACGGTGGTCAGAATGTTATTGCTGGCAACATCCTTGTTCGTCAGCTTGGCACCAAAGTTTTCCCTGGTGAAAACGTAGGCATGGGTAGAGACTTTACCCTGTTCGCAAAGGTTGACGGCGTAGTTAAGTACGAAAAGTACATGCGCAAAAAAGCTGTGAAAACTCGTGTAAGCATTGTTCCATTTGCTGCTGAGTAA
- the proB gene encoding glutamate 5-kinase, whose protein sequence is MDWEQEREQVLNRAKCVVVKVGSAVLTSGLGVDLTVIKNLTRQLAQLHDRGTQVVLVSSGAVAAGRTVLKTCCEIKGVPDKQAAAAVGQGRLMHFYNEEFTANGKMSAQVLLTRDDLKDRNRLLNARNTFASLLAWRAIPIVNANDTVATAELAFTDNDNLASLLLNVVNADLYINLTSARGVYTSNPDGDPNATPIEVIEDIQCLDLEAMCGGKTTVGTGGMLSKLTAAGRAAQLGVPTLIISGLEKNAIVRAFSGEEMGTWVRPDSKKVSRRKFWLAYHSDPEGSVIVDSGAEKALVERGKSLLPAGITRVDGVFSQGALVRVVSENDVVIGMGLSNYSSGDLKKVLGKHSDELEELMGASCYTEAIHRDNLLMDAVV, encoded by the coding sequence ATGGATTGGGAGCAGGAGCGCGAGCAGGTTCTGAATCGGGCTAAATGTGTTGTTGTTAAAGTCGGTAGCGCTGTCCTTACTTCCGGATTGGGAGTAGACCTTACAGTTATTAAAAATCTTACACGGCAGTTGGCGCAGTTGCATGACCGTGGAACGCAAGTTGTGCTGGTTTCTTCCGGTGCAGTTGCAGCAGGGCGCACTGTTCTTAAAACATGTTGTGAGATTAAAGGCGTGCCGGATAAACAGGCGGCAGCTGCTGTTGGTCAGGGACGACTCATGCATTTCTACAATGAAGAGTTTACCGCTAACGGAAAGATGTCTGCGCAGGTTTTGCTAACCCGTGACGATCTGAAAGACAGAAACCGCCTTTTGAATGCGCGCAATACTTTTGCGTCGTTGCTTGCATGGCGCGCTATCCCGATTGTGAATGCTAATGATACTGTTGCAACAGCAGAACTGGCATTTACAGATAACGATAACCTTGCCTCTTTGCTTCTCAATGTTGTGAATGCGGATTTATATATCAATCTGACTTCAGCCAGAGGTGTGTACACATCAAATCCAGACGGTGACCCGAACGCAACGCCGATAGAGGTGATTGAAGATATTCAATGCCTTGATCTTGAGGCGATGTGCGGTGGAAAGACCACTGTCGGCACAGGTGGCATGCTTTCTAAGCTGACTGCCGCAGGTCGTGCTGCACAGTTAGGTGTCCCGACGCTCATCATTTCTGGTCTTGAAAAGAACGCTATTGTACGTGCTTTCTCAGGAGAAGAGATGGGTACGTGGGTTCGACCAGATAGTAAAAAAGTTTCCAGACGCAAATTCTGGCTTGCGTATCATTCTGACCCTGAAGGCTCTGTTATCGTAGATTCCGGTGCAGAAAAGGCTCTTGTGGAGCGTGGTAAAAGTTTGCTTCCGGCAGGCATTACCCGCGTTGACGGAGTATTCAGTCAGGGTGCTCTGGTGCGTGTTGTTTCAGAAAATGATGTTGTTATCGGCATGGGGCTGTCAAATTATTCCTCCGGTGATTTAAAAAAGGTTCTCGGAAAGCATAGCGATGAACTTGAGGAACTAATGGGTGCCAGCTGCTATACTGAAGCAATCCATCGAGATAACTTGCTTATGGATGCTGTTGTTTAA
- a CDS encoding helix-turn-helix domain-containing protein has product MSIGIKHTYTLGEAAELLSCHKETIRRAIKDGSLQAAKLGRGYRVSRFDLEAFWQAQGGGVLFEKVEQQVVESEPEPEPEPVEAKHKKPRGPEQLTLPT; this is encoded by the coding sequence TTGAGCATTGGCATAAAGCATACGTACACACTTGGTGAAGCAGCAGAACTTCTTAGCTGTCATAAAGAAACCATACGCAGGGCAATCAAAGATGGCAGTCTGCAAGCAGCAAAGCTTGGACGTGGCTACAGGGTATCTCGATTTGATCTTGAAGCTTTTTGGCAAGCTCAGGGGGGCGGTGTGCTGTTTGAAAAAGTAGAGCAGCAAGTGGTTGAATCCGAGCCGGAGCCAGAGCCGGAACCGGTGGAAGCTAAACATAAAAAACCGCGGGGGCCGGAACAGCTGACATTACCTACCTAA
- a CDS encoding transcriptional repressor has translation MKEPIQVFADYIAKNSLKVTPQRMLIVEVFLKDEGHLTTEELYERVKKADPSVGQATVYRTMKLLCDSGIAKEVHFGDGVARYEQSYGSKHHDHLICERCGKNLEVIDDQIERLQDELAAKHGFVLTSHRMYLYGVCSDCRSNK, from the coding sequence ATGAAAGAGCCAATTCAAGTCTTTGCTGATTATATTGCAAAGAATAGCCTGAAAGTTACTCCGCAGCGTATGTTGATTGTTGAAGTGTTTTTGAAGGATGAAGGACACTTGACAACTGAAGAACTGTATGAGCGTGTGAAAAAAGCCGACCCGTCTGTCGGGCAGGCAACCGTGTACAGAACAATGAAGCTGCTTTGCGACTCCGGCATCGCCAAAGAAGTTCACTTTGGTGATGGGGTTGCGCGTTATGAGCAAAGCTATGGTAGCAAACATCACGATCATTTGATTTGTGAACGATGCGGAAAAAATTTGGAAGTTATTGACGACCAGATCGAACGCTTGCAGGATGAATTGGCTGCTAAACACGGTTTTGTGCTGACCAGTCATCGAATGTATTTGTACGGCGTGTGCAGTGATTGCCGGTCGAACAAATAG
- a CDS encoding insulinase family protein yields the protein MTEQFGFELVDEQRVEELATTARLWKHSKTGAQVLSMNNADENKVFGVSFRTPPSDSTGVAHILEHSVLCGSEKFPVKEPFVELLKGSLQTFLNAFTYPDKTCYPVASTNVQDFYNLIDVYLDATFFPLINEQIFQQEGWHYNVEKKEDPLTYRGVVYNEMRGVYSSPDSVLYERSQQSLFPDMTYGLDSGGNPDVIPELTYEQFKNFHETYYHPSNGRFFFWGDDDEAKRLEKLAGTLDRFSALEVDSHVPLQEEFERPVALLEGYAAGPATNEHQGRAMFTVNWLLPETAEAELNLAFQMLEQILVGTPASPLRKALIESGLGEDVTGTGLENELRQMYFSTGLSGIKSENADVVEALIFDTLNDLVKNGIDKEYIEAAVNSIEFGLRENNSGRFPVGLSVMVRSLTTWLYDADPLALISFEEPLGFIKERLANGDRLFEDLISAFLVGNNHRTTVLLVPDEDLQEVRTKRVDEKLAKIREEMSEADVESIVENTALLRKMQQTPDSDEAVASIPRLTLSDIPTENKTIPQQSAEHSGVTVYTHDLDTNGVVYASAAFDVAGLDASLLPYVPLFGRCLTEVGTDKLNFVELGMRIAAKTGGISADLMTATTIGEQSPLAKLVVHGKSTEDKVADLFDLLQTIVLDTDLDNMERFRSIVLEEKARVEQGVVPSGHMIVMSHLRGCFDVAGWISEQTGGVSYLAFLRSLADKISTDWNAVLADLEQIRATVLKKADALISITAEASGLTAADSLVKGFIAALPERAVESALWKPEFVTSNEAFLIPAQVNYVGKGADLYALGYKYHGSANVIFKHLRMGWLWDQVRVQGGAYGAFAAFDRSTGVLAQVSYRDPNLENTLKAFDGSAAYLANVDLSKAELEKAIIGAIGDLDTHMLPDAKGSAAVTRKMLGDTDEIRQQMRDEILSTTLDHFHSFADVLHAAAENGRICVLGGNGVREAAEVNGWNLSEIL from the coding sequence ATGACAGAACAGTTCGGCTTTGAACTTGTTGATGAACAGCGTGTGGAAGAGTTAGCGACCACTGCCCGTTTGTGGAAGCACAGCAAAACTGGTGCACAGGTACTGTCCATGAACAACGCCGATGAAAACAAGGTATTTGGTGTATCCTTTAGAACTCCACCTTCGGATTCCACAGGGGTAGCCCACATTTTAGAGCACTCCGTATTGTGTGGATCAGAGAAGTTTCCTGTTAAAGAACCTTTTGTAGAGCTGCTGAAAGGTTCCTTGCAAACCTTTTTAAATGCGTTCACGTATCCTGATAAAACTTGTTATCCTGTAGCGTCCACAAACGTTCAGGATTTTTATAATTTGATAGATGTTTACCTTGATGCAACGTTTTTCCCGCTCATTAATGAACAGATTTTTCAGCAGGAAGGCTGGCACTACAATGTAGAAAAGAAAGAAGATCCGCTTACTTATCGCGGCGTAGTGTACAATGAAATGCGTGGCGTCTACAGCTCGCCGGATAGTGTGCTTTATGAGCGCTCTCAGCAGTCTTTGTTCCCGGATATGACATACGGTCTTGATTCTGGAGGCAATCCTGACGTTATTCCTGAGCTTACTTACGAACAGTTCAAAAATTTCCACGAAACCTACTACCATCCAAGTAATGGTCGCTTTTTCTTCTGGGGCGATGATGACGAAGCAAAACGTCTAGAAAAGCTTGCTGGCACTCTTGATCGCTTTTCTGCCCTCGAAGTTGACTCGCATGTGCCTCTTCAGGAAGAATTTGAGCGTCCTGTAGCATTGCTGGAAGGATATGCAGCAGGTCCTGCGACGAATGAGCACCAAGGTCGTGCTATGTTTACGGTAAACTGGTTGTTGCCGGAAACCGCAGAGGCTGAGCTGAACCTTGCATTCCAGATGCTTGAGCAAATTCTTGTTGGTACGCCAGCATCGCCTCTGCGTAAGGCACTCATCGAATCTGGTCTCGGTGAAGATGTCACTGGTACGGGGCTCGAAAATGAGTTGCGCCAGATGTATTTTTCCACTGGTCTTTCCGGCATCAAATCTGAAAATGCAGATGTTGTCGAAGCACTGATTTTCGATACACTGAATGATCTTGTGAAAAACGGTATCGATAAAGAATACATTGAAGCCGCTGTGAACAGCATTGAATTCGGTTTGCGTGAGAACAACTCTGGACGTTTTCCTGTAGGTCTTTCAGTGATGGTTCGTTCTCTTACAACTTGGCTGTATGATGCTGATCCGCTTGCTCTGATTTCGTTTGAAGAACCTCTCGGTTTTATTAAAGAACGTCTTGCAAATGGGGATCGTCTTTTCGAAGACCTTATCAGCGCTTTCCTTGTAGGCAATAATCATCGTACCACCGTGTTACTGGTTCCGGATGAAGATTTACAGGAAGTGCGTACTAAGCGTGTTGATGAGAAGCTTGCAAAAATTCGCGAAGAAATGAGTGAAGCGGATGTGGAATCCATTGTAGAGAACACAGCTTTGCTTCGCAAAATGCAGCAAACTCCAGATAGCGATGAGGCAGTGGCAAGTATCCCGCGTCTTACGTTGAGCGATATTCCTACCGAAAACAAAACTATTCCACAGCAGTCTGCTGAACACTCCGGTGTCACTGTATACACGCATGACCTTGATACAAACGGTGTTGTCTATGCTTCTGCTGCATTTGATGTTGCAGGGCTGGATGCTTCATTGCTTCCGTATGTGCCGCTTTTTGGTAGATGTTTGACTGAAGTAGGAACGGATAAACTCAACTTTGTTGAGCTTGGAATGCGCATTGCTGCTAAGACTGGTGGTATTAGTGCTGACCTTATGACAGCAACCACAATTGGTGAACAAAGCCCGCTGGCAAAGCTTGTGGTGCATGGTAAATCGACTGAAGATAAGGTTGCCGATCTGTTTGATCTGTTACAAACAATTGTGCTGGATACTGATTTGGACAACATGGAGCGGTTCCGCTCTATTGTTCTGGAAGAAAAAGCCCGCGTTGAACAAGGTGTTGTTCCTTCCGGTCATATGATTGTTATGTCGCATCTTCGCGGTTGCTTTGATGTAGCAGGTTGGATTTCTGAGCAGACTGGTGGCGTTAGCTATCTTGCATTCCTCCGCTCTCTTGCAGATAAGATTAGCACTGACTGGAACGCAGTTCTTGCCGATCTTGAACAAATTCGTGCTACTGTTTTGAAAAAAGCTGACGCACTCATTTCAATTACCGCAGAAGCAAGTGGTTTAACAGCCGCTGACAGCTTGGTGAAAGGTTTTATTGCGGCTTTGCCCGAGCGTGCTGTTGAATCTGCATTGTGGAAACCGGAATTTGTCACTTCTAACGAGGCGTTTCTTATTCCGGCTCAGGTCAACTATGTGGGTAAGGGTGCAGATCTTTACGCGCTTGGCTACAAATATCATGGTTCAGCAAATGTTATCTTCAAACATCTGCGCATGGGTTGGTTATGGGATCAGGTGCGTGTGCAGGGTGGTGCTTATGGTGCTTTTGCTGCCTTTGATCGAAGCACAGGTGTCTTGGCTCAGGTTTCATACCGAGACCCGAACCTTGAAAACACACTGAAAGCTTTTGATGGCTCAGCTGCCTATTTAGCAAATGTTGATCTGAGTAAGGCGGAGCTGGAAAAAGCAATCATTGGTGCTATTGGAGATCTTGACACGCATATGCTTCCAGATGCAAAAGGGTCAGCCGCTGTTACCCGTAAGATGCTCGGTGATACTGATGAGATTCGTCAGCAGATGCGTGATGAAATTTTGTCTACAACGCTCGATCACTTCCATTCTTTTGCAGACGTGCTTCATGCAGCAGCAGAGAACGGACGCATTTGTGTGCTGGGTGGCAATGGGGTTCGTGAAGCCGCAGAAGTGAACGGCTGGAATCTTAGTGAAATTTTGTAG
- a CDS encoding GGDEF domain-containing protein gives MLSVFRSLFSFNDKSRIQRATQGFLLGICAPLGWFSISHILQLTVTDPLYEVALYTYITVGSVLAMVGFALRISKGEERYARMSLLDPLTELYNSRYLLTRADQEFALFNRTGQNMAVIMADIDHFKYVNDQYGHSVGDVVLQQVATVMRNTARKVDIVARVGGEEFTVLLPDSTTKGAMVLAERIRERIASTPILLPDGRTINVKISLGVSSTEEFVPDVFNELYESADNALYRAKRDGRNRVVKAVESDPLTGEVAC, from the coding sequence ATGCTGTCAGTTTTCCGGAGCTTGTTTTCATTTAACGATAAGAGCCGCATCCAGCGGGCTACACAGGGCTTTCTGCTAGGGATATGTGCCCCCTTGGGTTGGTTTAGTATCTCACATATTTTGCAGTTGACTGTAACTGACCCTCTTTATGAAGTGGCGCTGTATACGTATATTACTGTTGGCAGTGTTCTGGCTATGGTCGGCTTTGCTTTGCGCATCAGTAAGGGCGAAGAGCGCTACGCCAGAATGAGTTTGCTTGACCCTTTGACGGAGCTGTATAACAGCCGATACCTGCTTACGAGGGCAGATCAGGAATTTGCTCTCTTCAACCGTACTGGGCAGAATATGGCGGTTATTATGGCGGATATCGATCATTTCAAGTATGTTAACGATCAGTACGGACATTCTGTCGGTGATGTCGTTTTACAACAGGTTGCTACCGTAATGCGCAATACGGCACGAAAAGTTGATATTGTTGCCCGCGTGGGTGGTGAAGAATTTACTGTGCTGCTGCCGGATTCAACAACTAAGGGTGCAATGGTTCTGGCGGAACGTATTCGGGAACGTATCGCATCAACGCCCATACTTTTACCGGATGGACGTACCATTAACGTGAAGATATCACTCGGAGTTTCTTCAACTGAAGAATTTGTGCCTGATGTCTTTAACGAGCTATACGAAAGTGCTGATAATGCACTGTACCGCGCGAAGCGTGATGGACGTAATCGGGTTGTCAAAGCTGTGGAATCCGACCCGTTAACAGGCGAAGTGGCTTGTTAG
- the obgE gene encoding GTPase ObgE — translation MRFVDEAIINIRAGKGGNGCVSFRREKFIPKGGPDGGDGGDGGSVYVRGSSKLLSLYDFRLKRNYAAEGGHSGGGSQMFGRKGKDLILDLPVGTLLYAIREDGVEELVADLSEPDEEILLCRGGRGGHGNEFFKSATMRTPRFAQPGEEGESIKVRLELKILADAGLLGLPNAGKSTFISKVSAARPKIANYAFTTLTPNLGVMINEYDTDQRMVIADIPGLIEGAHEGQGLGHRFLKHVERTRFLVHILSIEDVDLEDPWSGFDLINEELVKFDEVLGDRLQLQVINKIDLADDEIVEHLKEKATEDGRTIYFMSALNNVGVEEVVEEMWKLRDTLDMSAPVNTARAWELDDEDEDDEDFSDVEVVWVTEE, via the coding sequence ATGCGTTTTGTAGATGAAGCTATCATCAATATTCGTGCTGGCAAGGGCGGCAACGGCTGTGTTTCTTTCCGTAGAGAAAAATTTATCCCGAAAGGTGGACCGGACGGCGGTGATGGCGGTGACGGTGGCAGCGTGTATGTGCGCGGCTCTTCCAAGCTTCTTTCTCTGTACGACTTCCGTCTGAAGCGTAACTACGCAGCAGAAGGTGGTCACTCCGGCGGCGGCAGCCAGATGTTTGGTCGTAAAGGTAAAGACCTCATTCTCGATCTGCCTGTCGGTACTCTTTTATACGCTATCCGCGAAGATGGCGTAGAAGAACTTGTGGCTGACCTTTCTGAACCGGACGAAGAAATCCTTCTTTGTCGCGGTGGTCGTGGCGGTCACGGTAACGAATTTTTTAAATCAGCAACAATGCGTACTCCACGCTTTGCCCAGCCGGGTGAAGAAGGCGAATCTATTAAAGTCCGCCTTGAGCTTAAAATTCTTGCTGATGCGGGTCTTCTTGGTCTGCCAAATGCTGGTAAATCCACATTTATTTCAAAAGTATCTGCTGCTCGTCCGAAAATTGCAAACTATGCATTCACGACACTTACTCCAAACCTCGGGGTAATGATTAACGAGTATGACACTGACCAGCGTATGGTTATTGCAGATATTCCGGGTTTGATTGAAGGCGCTCACGAGGGACAGGGGCTTGGTCACCGTTTCCTTAAACATGTTGAGCGAACCCGTTTCCTTGTCCATATTCTTAGTATTGAAGATGTTGACCTTGAAGATCCTTGGTCCGGCTTTGATCTCATCAATGAAGAGCTTGTGAAGTTTGATGAGGTTCTCGGTGATCGCTTGCAGCTTCAGGTTATTAACAAAATTGACCTTGCTGATGACGAGATAGTGGAGCATCTTAAGGAAAAAGCTACAGAAGATGGTCGTACCATCTACTTCATGTCCGCGCTCAACAATGTTGGTGTGGAAGAAGTTGTAGAAGAGATGTGGAAGCTTCGTGATACACTCGACATGAGCGCGCCGGTCAACACCGCACGTGCATGGGAGCTTGACGACGAAGACGAGGACGATGAAGACTTCTCTGATGTTGAAGTTGTCTGGGTGACTGAAGAATAA